Proteins encoded in a region of the Terriglobia bacterium genome:
- a CDS encoding M56 family metallopeptidase — MSFLVEWPLRSSILILSGALLLLAARVKDPAIRWAAWTVILSASLAIPLLGAVLPGIPFATSMTTRFEKPVALQDGPAVASLAGPQADMGMDQRNWGIFGRLNWGRAALLIYVVGVLVLMLRLGVGIAISIHLLRNSRATDRALEGIEVRESEDITAPVTLGISRPAVVLPCDWRQWDAAKVNAVLAHECSHVRRRDPAVQFVSAIHRALLWHDPLSWLLHRRIVQVAEEASDDAAIAAMPERAAYAEMLLDFMQRGVRRAGLQGVPMARYGRQKDRIQRILDGTKCSRGVTLFSIIAILALGTPLVYVAAAAYPQNVSQTPVTVTPKVKIQKINIQGNHVFTAAQIKGAMKLIKEGSNSSVLVGKDTPDLKLQDDVTRIKILYADHGYIRVNLPDPVVEVKRVQVGRRLENQYFITIKIEENDQYRIGDVKVTGNRETNSSQPTKSDVYSAWFPARSTTRRC, encoded by the coding sequence ATGAGCTTTTTAGTGGAATGGCCGTTACGTTCCTCGATTCTGATCCTGAGTGGGGCACTGTTGCTTCTGGCGGCGCGAGTAAAGGACCCCGCGATCCGCTGGGCCGCCTGGACAGTAATACTGAGCGCATCGCTGGCAATTCCGCTGCTCGGCGCAGTGCTGCCGGGCATTCCCTTCGCGACGTCGATGACAACTCGTTTTGAAAAACCGGTCGCCCTTCAGGATGGTCCGGCAGTGGCATCGCTTGCAGGTCCTCAGGCGGACATGGGGATGGATCAGCGCAATTGGGGCATATTCGGGCGCCTTAACTGGGGTCGCGCGGCTCTGTTGATATACGTCGTTGGCGTTTTGGTGCTCATGCTGCGGCTGGGCGTAGGTATAGCGATCAGTATCCACTTGCTGCGCAACAGCCGCGCAACCGATCGTGCGCTGGAAGGAATTGAGGTTCGTGAATCAGAAGACATTACTGCTCCAGTGACACTCGGGATCTCGCGGCCCGCAGTCGTGCTTCCTTGCGATTGGCGTCAATGGGACGCCGCAAAGGTCAATGCCGTACTGGCGCATGAGTGCTCCCACGTCCGTCGCCGCGATCCGGCAGTACAGTTCGTCTCGGCGATTCATCGGGCTCTGCTGTGGCACGACCCCCTGAGCTGGCTCCTTCACCGGCGTATCGTACAGGTGGCAGAAGAAGCGAGCGACGATGCGGCCATCGCTGCAATGCCTGAGCGCGCCGCGTACGCTGAAATGTTGCTGGACTTCATGCAGCGGGGAGTGCGCAGAGCCGGCTTACAGGGCGTTCCGATGGCGCGATACGGCCGGCAGAAGGATCGCATCCAACGCATTCTGGATGGAACGAAATGTTCGCGCGGAGTCACTCTCTTCAGCATCATAGCGATTCTGGCATTGGGAACGCCTCTCGTATACGTGGCAGCGGCTGCATATCCACAGAACGTCTCACAGACACCGGTAACGGTTACCCCCAAGGTCAAAATCCAAAAGATCAATATCCAGGGGAATCATGTCTTCACTGCTGCCCAGATCAAAGGCGCGATGAAACTGATCAAGGAAGGGAGCAATTCCAGTGTGCTGGTGGGAAAAGATACCCCTGATTTGAAGCTGCAGGATGATGTGACCAGGATAAAGATACTCTACGCCGACCACGGTTACATCCGCGTCAACCTCCCCGATCCGGTTGTCGAAGTAAAAAGAGTCCAGGTCGGCCGGAGGTTGGAGAATCAATATTTCATCACGATCAAGATCGAAGAGAACGATCAGTATCGGATCGGCGATGTCAAAGTAACGGGAAACCGGGAAACAAACAGTTCACAGCCGACGAAGTCCGACGTGTACTCGGCCTGGTTCCCGGCCAGGTCTACAACGAGACGATGTTGA